In the genome of Actinobacillus genomosp. 1, the window TTAGGTAGTAAAACGCCTCATATTCAAAACTTAGCAATAGGCGGTGTCGCTAATCCGATTAACTTAGACGCTCAATCCGTACTCAACTTAGAACGTTTAATGTTCGTTAAAAGTTGTATAGATAAATTAAACGATTTCGTGAACCAAGTTTATAAAATCGATACCGCAGTTATTGCCGCACATTATCCGGAATGGCTACAGTTAGGTAAAACATCACGTAATTACTTATCCGTACCGGAATATCCTTTAAATGAAGACAATACTAAATTTGTACTTTCCGGCGGTTATATTGAAAACGGAGACTTATCTTCTTTCCGTAATATCGCCGATTATAAAGACGAATTCCTATTGAAAGGTATTAAAGAAAGCGGAAAACATGCATGGTATGAAGATGATGAGGCTTTAGAACCGTGGGCTGGTTTAACTCGTCCTAAATATACCGGTTGGCAAGAAGACGGGAAATATTCTTGGGTAAAAGCACCTTCTTTTTATAATAAAGTCGTTGAAGTCGGACCGTTAGCTTATCTAATGTGCGGATTAGCAACCGAAAATAAATTAACCGTAAAACACTTCAATGAAGTGAAAAACTTATATAAAACACTTACGCAAAACGAATTATCCGTTGATGATTTACATTCTACATTAGGACGTATCATCGGACGTACCGTGCATTGTTGTACTCTTAACGATCTACTTGTTCAACAATGGCAATTATTGATAGAGAATATCGGTAGGGGTGATACCGATGCTTACTTAAAAGCGGAAATTCCACCGACAGGCGAATTTAAAGGTGTTGGCTTTAGTGAGGTACCTAGAGGAATGTTATCTCACTGGATTGTAATCAAAGACGGTAAAATTGCTAATTACCAAGCCGTAGTACCATCCACTTGGAATTCCGGTCCGAGAAACCAAGATGATGAAATGGGTCCTTATGAACTCTCTTTAATCGGCACGCCTGTCGCCGATCCGAAGAAACCTTTAGAAATTGTTCGTACGATTCACTCGTTTGACCCTTGTATGTCTTGTGCCGTACATGTCGTTAATACCGAAACCGACGAAGTAACCGAAGTTAAGGTACTATAATGAAGCCATTAATTTTAGGTATCGGAAATATTTTACTAAGTGACGAAGGCATAGGTGTCAGAGTTGCTCAAGAACTGGAAAAAAAGCCGGAACTTGCAGCATTCTTAGATATTATTGATGGCGGTACATGTGGAATGGAACTTCTTGATTGTATCGCCAATCGTAAATACCTAATTATTATAGATGCGGTACTTGCCAATAAAAATGCTGGAGAAATTATTGTGTTGCACAATGAAAAAATTCCGACATTTTTTTCACGTAAAATTTCACCGCATCAGCTTGGTATCTGCGATGTATTATCGGCATTGACCTTAACGGAAGAACTTCCTGAACATATATGCCTAATCGGCATCCAACCGGAATCATTGGAATCGGGGATCGGACTAAGTAAAACAATAGAAAATGCGTTTCCGTCCATTTTTCATTGTTTAGCTCAGCAACTGGAAGTTTACGGATTCAATGATCCATTATTACTTCGGGAGCTGGAAAATGTATAGACACCAAAATACATCAAGCGAAAGTGCCTTATCCGAGGTAGTAGGATTTAATCGCAATCCTGCAGAATTATTCCGCAAGGAGATGGAACAAATATCTGCAAATATGCAAGATCTGCCGTTTTATCGGCATGATATTCCATGTTTTACGCCTAACTTTATATTATACGAAGGGCAATGGATAGGTACTGTCTTAACACCTTGGATGATAAGTATCATTGTCATTCCGGGGCCGGAACAATTATGGGAAGGAAGGACAGTTGGGGATAAGCTAGGCTTACAATTACCCTATAAAACAATGACATTTACCGTAAGTAGTATCAACTCGATACCGCAATATCTAAGTTGTTCATTATTATCTCCGATTGATCCGAGTTTAACACCGGAACAAGCGGTTCAATTAACGAAAGATTGTCTAACTATGTTACTATCGTTACCTATAAAACAGCAGGTACCTGATATAGGTAAACGTAATATTTTTAGTGCCATGTTAAAATAAATCTAGATCAGAAGAATAGGAAAATTATTATGTGTTTAGGCGTACCGGGAAAAATTGTCAAAATTGGGCAAAGTGCGTTCGAACTTGCTACAGTCGATGTTTGCGGTGTACAAAGAGAGGTTAATATCACTTTAGTTTGTGATAACGATCCGAAAATGTTATTAGGAAAATGGGTTCTACTCCATGTCGGTTTTGCTATGAGTATCATGGATGAAAAAGAAGCTAAAAATACTTTAGATGCCTTACTATCCATAAATCAGTTAGAGCAGGAGTTAAATGATTTCGAAGGATTAAGACCCGTAGCACTTAATTAAATAATTTGAGTAAACAGAACTAAAGCCGAATAAAATACTTACTATTTTATTCGGCTTAGCTATTATGTAAGAATGAAAGTATTATTACTTTACCGCAAGTTCTTTTATTTTTAATTCGCTGCCTTGCTGAATATGCAGATCTTGAGAACCGCAATGAGGACATATTGTTTGTGCCACGGCTAACTCCACCGATTGACTACAGCCCCAACACCAAGCTTTTGCAGGTATATCAATAAAATGTAATTGACATCCTTCCGCAATCGTATCCCTGCATATCGTATTAAAACAAAACTCCAATGAAGATTTTTCTACACAAGATAAAGCCCCGATTTCAAGCCATAAATCGGTTACCTGATTTACATTTTGAGACTCGCATTCTTTTTCAATTATTTGAAGAATGCTTTGGCATAAAGACATCTCGTGCATAATTATTTCCTTACTTTATTACATTAAAAACATCATTAAAAAACGATATAAACAGCTTAATTATAATATAAATAAGTTAATAGATAGATACTTAAGATAGGTGAATTAATTGATTTAAATATAGAATGGAGCGGGAAACGAGGCTCGAACTCGCGACCCCGACCTTGGCAAGGTCGTGCTCTACCAACTGAGCTATTCCCGCATTGAGATTATTTTAATTTAAAATAATTTGGAAGTTTATTATCGAATGGTGCCCGAGGCCAGACTTGAACTGGCACGCCCCGAAAGGCGAGGGATTTTAAATCCCTTGCGTCTACCGATTCCGCCACTCGGGCTTCGATAATTAATTTTATTTTAAGCTTTAAAATGGTGCCCGAGGCCAGACTTGAACTGGCACGCCCCGAAAGGCGAGGGATTTTAAATCCCTTGCGTCTACCGATTCCGCCACTCGGGCACAACCGTTTTAAATCTTAAAATGGAGCGGGAAACGAGGCTCGAACTCGCGACCCCGACCTTGGCAAGGTCGTGCTCTACCAACTGAGCTATTCCCGCATAATTTAAATTTTGTCATTCTAAAATGGTGCCCGAGGCCAGACTTGAACTGGCACGCCCCGAAAGGCGAGGGATTTTAAATCCCTTGCGTCTACCGATTCCGCCACTCGGGCTCATCTTAAAATGGAGCGGGAAACGAGGCTCGAACTCGCGACCCCGACCTTGGCAAGGTCGTGCTCTACCAACTGAGCTATTCCCGCAATAAAAACGCTACGTTATTTCGTAGCGATTTATGTGCCGTATTTTAGGGATTTTTGAAAAGTTGTCAAACACAAATTTCAAAAAAAGTTTCGTTAGGCGAAAATTCAATCCATTTGACGATTTTTTGCTAGAAATCCGTTTCTTATTCCAAAAAGAAATAAAGAAAATAGAATAGTTATTGGAATCTACCATTTGATTTTCCTAATAATAATTACACTTTATATTTATCAGGAGATCTTATGTTAATTTCAGGTCTATTTTGTGGCTTATTGCTTGGTTTTGTTATGCAACGCGGGCGATTTTGTATTACCGGTGCATTCCGAGATTTATATGTCACTAAAAGTAAGAAAATGTTTATCGCATTACTTATTGCGATTAGCGTTCAATCCGTCGGGTTCTTTATCCTAAGAGAAGCTGGCTTTATTAACTTCCAACCGGCTGAAAACTTCGCACCTGTTGCAGTTATAAGCGGAGCTTTCCTCTTTGGTATTGGGATCATTCTCGCCGGCGGCTGTGCAACCGGAACATGGTATCGGGCAGGTGAAGGATTAGTCGGTAGCTGGGTTGCATTAGCTACTTATATGTTATTTAGTGCAATGCTTAGAACCGGCCCGTTAGGCTCATTTAACAATGAGTTACGCAGTATCAATATCGAACATAAAACCATTTATGAAAGTTTCGGTATTTCACCTTGGATTTTAGTTGTTCTGCTTATCGGTATCACCGGATTTGCCGTTTTTCAGCAGCTACGTAAACCCAAAGCTAAAATCGCTACACTCAAACCGAAAAAAACAGGTCTAGCACACATTTTATTCGAAAAACGTTGGGATCCGTTTATTACGGCAATAATCATCGGCATTATTGCGATTTGCGCTTGGGTATTTAGTATACCGACAGGGCGTGAATTCGGTTTAGGCATTACCGGTCCTTCTGCAAATTTATTGCAATTTTTAGTCACCGGCGAAACTAAATTTATTAACTGGGGCGTATTACTGGTGTTAGGTATTTTACTTGGCTCTTTTATTGCGGCGAAAGGCGCAAATGAATTCAGAGTGAGAGTACCGGACAGCAAAACCGTTATCTACAGTGCAACAGGCGGTGTATTGATGGGAATCGGTGCCACACTTGCCGGAGGCTGTTCTATCGGTAACGGCTTAGTAGAAACCTCATTTTTCTCATGGCAAGGTTGGGTATCGCTCCCTGTGATGATTTTAGGTACTTGGGTTGCCGCTTACTTCACAATTATTAAACCGCGTACAAACGCATAAACCATACACATACATAAGGAATCACATATGCAAGTAAAATTAGAAACATCCGGCTTAGTCTGTCCTTTCCCGCTTGTAGAAGCTAAAGAGGCAATGGCAAAACTAAATAAAGGCGATGAACTGATTATCGAATTTGACTGTACTCAAGCGACTGAAGCCATCCCGAACTGGGCGGCGGAAGAAGGCTATGATGTGACTGACTTCGAGCAAATTGATGATGCTAAGTGGACGATTACCGTCGTGAAATAATAAAGACAAGCGGTGAAATTTTGCTAAAAATTTGCAAATTTTCACCGCTTTCCCTTAATGAATTAAACCAATTTTTCAATCAACGTTGAAACAAATTCCAATCGTTCCGCATTACTTTCAAGCGGTAAATTAAAGCGGAATTTTTGCGCCCCTTCGAATTTATAGACATTCTTATTTGATTGAATCAGTTGTAAGAACTTCATTGGGTCAGGTTGTGCGGTCGGTTTAAATTCCAAATAGCCGCCGTTAATCCCTGCATCGACTTTCTTCAAACCAAGCGGTGTTGCCAAATGACGAAGCTGAGTAATTTGGAACAGATTCTTCGTTGCTTCCGGCAATAATCCGAAGCGGTCAATCAATTCCACTTTCAGATCTTTCAATGCTTCGACATTTTCCGCGGAAGCGATTCGTTTATAGAACGATAAACGCATATTGACATCCGGTACATAATCGTCCGGTAACAATGCCGGTATGCGTAATTCGATTTCCACTTGATTTTGGGTGATTTCTTCTAAAGTCGGTTCACGCCCTTCTTGTAAGGCTTTTACCGCATTTTCGAGCAGATCCATATAGAGCGAGAAGCCGATGCTTTCGATTTGCCCGCTTTGTTCCGAACCGAGTAATTCGCCCGCACCACGAATCTCTAAATCGTGAGTGGCTAATACAAAGCCCGCACCGAGGTTATCAATCGAACTTATTGCTTCCAAACGCTGTTGAGCGTCTTTGGTTAGTGCTTTCGGCGGCGGCGTTAATAAATATGCGTAAGCCTGATGATGAGAACGTCCGACACGTCCACGTAACTGGTGCAGCTGTGCCAAGCCGAATTTATCCGCACGCTCGATAATAATCGTGTTAGCCGTCGGCACATCAATCCCAGTTTCGATAATAGTTGAACACACCAATAAATTAAAACGTTGATGATAGAAATCGCTCATCACGCGTTCCAATTCACGTTCACGCATTTGCCCGTGTCCGATCACAATCCGAGCTTCCGGCACGAGCTCAGCTAATTTAGTGGCACAGTTTTCGATAGTCGCCACATCATTGTGTAGGTAATATACCTGACCGCCACGCAGAATTTCACGCAAAATCGCTTCTTTGACGATCAAATCATCGTGTTGGCGTACAAAGGTTTTGATCGTTAATCGTCGTGCCGGCGGACTGGCGATAACGGAAAGATCTCGCATGCCGTTTAACGCCATATTCAGCGTACGAGGGATCGGCGTTGCGGTGAGCGTGAGAATATCGACGTTAGCTCGCAATTGTTTGATTTTCTCTTTTTGACGCACACCGAAACGATGCTCTTCATCAATCACAAGCAAACCGAGATCACGGAATTGCACATCCTCTTGTAGCAGTTTGTGCGTGCCGACTAGAATATCCACTTTGCCTTCCGTCACCTTTTCCAAAATCGCTTTTTGCTCTTTAGCGGTTTTAAAACGAGAAAGCACCTCAACATTAATCGGATAGTTGGCAAAACGGTCTTTGAAATTCTCGAAATGTTGTTGTGCCAACAACGTGGTCGGCACAAGCACGGCAACTTGTTTATGGTTTTCAACCGCCAAGAAAGTCGCTCGCATTGCCACTTCAGTTTTACCAAAACCCACATCACCACAGACAAGGCGATCCATCGCCTTTGGCAAGCACATATCGCTGATAACCGCATTGATCGCGGTTTTTTGATCTTCGGTTTCTTCAAACGGGAAAGTGTGGCTAAATTGCATAAAACTGTCTCGATCGTAGGCAAATGCAAAGCCTTTTTGCGATTCTCGTTTCGCATACACATCGAGTAATTCCGCCGCGACATCCCGGATTTTCTCCGCTGCTTTTTGGCGTGTTTTAGCCCATGCTTCCGAACCGAGTTTATGTAGTGGAGCGGCTTCATCCGCCCCACCGATATAACGAGAAATCAGATGTAATGAAGCAACCGGTACATAGAGTTTCGCCTCGTTCGCATATTGCAATACAAGGTATTCCGCTTTAATACCGCCGGCATCCAACACAGTTAGCCCTGCATAACGGCCAACACCGTTTTCTAAATGCACCACGGCTTGCCCGATTTTGAGTTCCGCAAGGTTACGAATTAGCGTATCCGGATTGACCGTTTTGCGATTTTTCTCCGCACGTTTTGTTTGAACTTTTTCACCCAAGAAATCCGTTTCGCAAATAATTGCTAAATTTTGACCGCTTGCATTTTCAATGATAAAGCCTTGATCAAGCGGTGAAACCATCAATGAAATTTGCGAATCAATTTCCGCTAACGATTTAACCTGTTTCGGTTTGATTTTTAGCGGTGAAAGTAATTCAAGCAAGGTTTCTCGGCGACCTTCACTTTCTACTGAAAATAAAAGCTGCCCATCGAATTTACTACGGAATTTATTGAACGCATCAAACGGATCTTTTAACTGCGAATTAATCGCTAATTCCGGTAGCTTAGCGATATTGGCATTCTGCTTAGCCGCTGACTTTCTGACTTTTTCCGCACTCAACGTCAAACGTGGGTAAGCTTTTAAGCCTCGATTGATTTCATCAACCGAGAACCATAACTTTTCAGGCGGTAACAACGGGCGCATCTGATCAACTCGGCGACTTTCATAGCGTTGAGCAGTATCTTTATGAAACTGTTCCGCTTTTTCCGCAATACCGTCAAAAGTAATAAATAAGGTATTTTCCGCTAAATAATCAAATAGGCTCGCCATTTCATCAAAGAACAGCGGTTGCCAATATTCAATCCCTGCATTCAAGATCCCTTTACTGACTTGCTGATAAATATGTTCCGGTTCACGGCGGATCTCACCGAATTGTTCACGGAATTTAGTTCTAAAATGCTCGATCCCATTGTTATCGGTCGGGAACTCATGTGCCGGCAGTAAATTAATTTCTTTGATTTCGGCTATCGTACGTTGGCTATCCACATCAAAGGTACGAATCGAATCGATTTCATCATCAAAAAAATCTAAGCGGAACGGGCTTTCCGTCCCCATCGGGTAAAGATCGAGTAATGCCCCTCTTACCGCATATTCGCCGTATTCCAACACTTGTTCCACTGCGCGATAACCGGCATTTTCAAGCCGTAAACGTAGCGATTGAATCGAAAAACGATCGCCTTTCTTAATCAATAACACATTATTGGCAAGGTAACTCGGCGGACAAACTTTTTGTAAAAGGGTGCTGATTGGCAACAGAAAAATTT includes:
- a CDS encoding YeeE/YedE family protein — encoded protein: MLISGLFCGLLLGFVMQRGRFCITGAFRDLYVTKSKKMFIALLIAISVQSVGFFILREAGFINFQPAENFAPVAVISGAFLFGIGIILAGGCATGTWYRAGEGLVGSWVALATYMLFSAMLRTGPLGSFNNELRSINIEHKTIYESFGISPWILVVLLIGITGFAVFQQLRKPKAKIATLKPKKTGLAHILFEKRWDPFITAIIIGIIAICAWVFSIPTGREFGLGITGPSANLLQFLVTGETKFINWGVLLVLGILLGSFIAAKGANEFRVRVPDSKTVIYSATGGVLMGIGATLAGGCSIGNGLVETSFFSWQGWVSLPVMILGTWVAAYFTIIKPRTNA
- the hybE gene encoding hydrogenase-2 assembly chaperone, which encodes MYRHQNTSSESALSEVVGFNRNPAELFRKEMEQISANMQDLPFYRHDIPCFTPNFILYEGQWIGTVLTPWMISIIVIPGPEQLWEGRTVGDKLGLQLPYKTMTFTVSSINSIPQYLSCSLLSPIDPSLTPEQAVQLTKDCLTMLLSLPIKQQVPDIGKRNIFSAMLK
- the hypA gene encoding hydrogenase maturation nickel metallochaperone HypA — encoded protein: MHEMSLCQSILQIIEKECESQNVNQVTDLWLEIGALSCVEKSSLEFCFNTICRDTIAEGCQLHFIDIPAKAWCWGCSQSVELAVAQTICPHCGSQDLHIQQGSELKIKELAVK
- the hybC gene encoding hydrogenase 2 large subunit; its protein translation is MTTKQRITIDPVTRIEGHLRIDCEIEDGKVTNAWSSGTMWRGMENIIQGKDPRDAWMIMQRICGVCTTVHAIVSVRAVEDAIGAKVPLNAQYIRNMILAAHTMHDHIVHFYQLSAMDWVDITSALKADPEKAEAMLKGVSTWSLNSANEFRNVQNKLKALVASGQLGIFANGYFGHPAMKLPPEVNLIAVAHYLQALECQRDANRIVALLGSKTPHIQNLAIGGVANPINLDAQSVLNLERLMFVKSCIDKLNDFVNQVYKIDTAVIAAHYPEWLQLGKTSRNYLSVPEYPLNEDNTKFVLSGGYIENGDLSSFRNIADYKDEFLLKGIKESGKHAWYEDDEALEPWAGLTRPKYTGWQEDGKYSWVKAPSFYNKVVEVGPLAYLMCGLATENKLTVKHFNEVKNLYKTLTQNELSVDDLHSTLGRIIGRTVHCCTLNDLLVQQWQLLIENIGRGDTDAYLKAEIPPTGEFKGVGFSEVPRGMLSHWIVIKDGKIANYQAVVPSTWNSGPRNQDDEMGPYELSLIGTPVADPKKPLEIVRTIHSFDPCMSCAVHVVNTETDEVTEVKVL
- a CDS encoding HyaD/HybD family hydrogenase maturation endopeptidase, with amino-acid sequence MKPLILGIGNILLSDEGIGVRVAQELEKKPELAAFLDIIDGGTCGMELLDCIANRKYLIIIDAVLANKNAGEIIVLHNEKIPTFFSRKISPHQLGICDVLSALTLTEELPEHICLIGIQPESLESGIGLSKTIENAFPSIFHCLAQQLEVYGFNDPLLLRELENV
- a CDS encoding sulfurtransferase TusA family protein, which codes for MQVKLETSGLVCPFPLVEAKEAMAKLNKGDELIIEFDCTQATEAIPNWAAEEGYDVTDFEQIDDAKWTITVVK
- the mfd gene encoding transcription-repair coupling factor translates to MTFNLHFNLPETGGKFQDHQTLGNLLGHSDTLAIAEASTRFSGLSVVVTPDTRTALRLEKALKQFSNLPVSVFPDWETLPYDNFSPHQDIISARLSALFHLQQGNKQIFLLPISTLLQKVCPPSYLANNVLLIKKGDRFSIQSLRLRLENAGYRAVEQVLEYGEYAVRGALLDLYPMGTESPFRLDFFDDEIDSIRTFDVDSQRTIAEIKEINLLPAHEFPTDNNGIEHFRTKFREQFGEIRREPEHIYQQVSKGILNAGIEYWQPLFFDEMASLFDYLAENTLFITFDGIAEKAEQFHKDTAQRYESRRVDQMRPLLPPEKLWFSVDEINRGLKAYPRLTLSAEKVRKSAAKQNANIAKLPELAINSQLKDPFDAFNKFRSKFDGQLLFSVESEGRRETLLELLSPLKIKPKQVKSLAEIDSQISLMVSPLDQGFIIENASGQNLAIICETDFLGEKVQTKRAEKNRKTVNPDTLIRNLAELKIGQAVVHLENGVGRYAGLTVLDAGGIKAEYLVLQYANEAKLYVPVASLHLISRYIGGADEAAPLHKLGSEAWAKTRQKAAEKIRDVAAELLDVYAKRESQKGFAFAYDRDSFMQFSHTFPFEETEDQKTAINAVISDMCLPKAMDRLVCGDVGFGKTEVAMRATFLAVENHKQVAVLVPTTLLAQQHFENFKDRFANYPINVEVLSRFKTAKEQKAILEKVTEGKVDILVGTHKLLQEDVQFRDLGLLVIDEEHRFGVRQKEKIKQLRANVDILTLTATPIPRTLNMALNGMRDLSVIASPPARRLTIKTFVRQHDDLIVKEAILREILRGGQVYYLHNDVATIENCATKLAELVPEARIVIGHGQMRERELERVMSDFYHQRFNLLVCSTIIETGIDVPTANTIIIERADKFGLAQLHQLRGRVGRSHHQAYAYLLTPPPKALTKDAQQRLEAISSIDNLGAGFVLATHDLEIRGAGELLGSEQSGQIESIGFSLYMDLLENAVKALQEGREPTLEEITQNQVEIELRIPALLPDDYVPDVNMRLSFYKRIASAENVEALKDLKVELIDRFGLLPEATKNLFQITQLRHLATPLGLKKVDAGINGGYLEFKPTAQPDPMKFLQLIQSNKNVYKFEGAQKFRFNLPLESNAERLEFVSTLIEKLV
- the hybG gene encoding hydrogenase maturation factor HybG, encoding MCLGVPGKIVKIGQSAFELATVDVCGVQREVNITLVCDNDPKMLLGKWVLLHVGFAMSIMDEKEAKNTLDALLSINQLEQELNDFEGLRPVALN